One part of the Pyruvatibacter sp. genome encodes these proteins:
- a CDS encoding GGDEF domain-containing protein — protein sequence MGWFQETRPGTAGIGRAEAPMKVDGTRRPGAVSSVRGTTGAAKSSAPSGAGAASAPRHISDTASIMGIPEAELTPKVRDALMTLMSEVDALRRELTTMKGRLDAVQEEADTDSLVPVLNRRAFVRELSRMISFSQRYNQPASLVFIDLNNFKQVNDKYGHAAGDAVLEYVASALVEHVRESDIVGRLGGDEFAVILAQATERDATDKAESLMHLIADKPLEIMGHRIAVSVSPGAVAFKAGEDAAAALARADEAMYAAKRRRTEDAPKG from the coding sequence ATGGGCTGGTTTCAGGAAACCAGACCCGGCACAGCAGGTATCGGCAGGGCAGAAGCACCCATGAAAGTTGACGGAACACGGCGGCCCGGAGCCGTCTCGTCGGTGCGGGGCACAACGGGTGCGGCAAAATCTTCTGCCCCGTCAGGTGCCGGGGCAGCAAGTGCGCCGCGGCACATTTCCGATACCGCCTCGATCATGGGCATTCCCGAGGCTGAACTAACGCCCAAAGTGCGTGACGCACTGATGACCCTGATGTCGGAAGTGGATGCACTGCGCCGCGAGCTGACCACCATGAAGGGTCGGCTGGATGCGGTGCAGGAGGAGGCTGACACCGATTCGCTGGTGCCGGTGCTCAACCGGCGGGCGTTCGTGCGCGAACTTTCCCGAATGATCTCGTTTTCGCAGCGCTATAACCAGCCTGCCAGCCTCGTGTTCATTGATCTCAACAATTTCAAACAGGTGAATGACAAATACGGCCATGCCGCTGGCGACGCTGTGCTTGAATATGTGGCGTCAGCGCTGGTGGAGCATGTGCGCGAATCCGACATTGTAGGACGGTTGGGCGGTGACGAGTTTGCTGTCATCCTGGCGCAGGCCACGGAGCGCGATGCAACCGACAAGGCTGAAAGTCTGATGCATCTGATTGCCGACAAACCGCTGGAAATCATGGGTCATCGCATTGCGGTGAGCGTGTCGCCCGGCGCTGTGGCGTTCAAGGCGGGCGAGGATGCGGCAGCCGCGTTGGCGCGCGCGGACGAAGCTATGTATGCCGCCAAACGACGCCGCACCGAAGACGCCCCCAAAGGCTAA
- the purE gene encoding 5-(carboxyamino)imidazole ribonucleotide mutase, with translation MGSRSDWPTMTHTAQALDALGVPYEAKVVSAHRTPQRLYDYATSAKSRGLRVIIAGAGGAAHLPGMAAAMTPLPVLGVPVESAALKGQDSLLSIVQMPGGVPVGTLAIGKAGAKNAGLLAAAILATTDDALAARLDAYRAAQTLSVDETPEDA, from the coding sequence ATGGGCAGCCGGTCTGACTGGCCGACCATGACACACACCGCGCAGGCGCTGGACGCGCTGGGCGTGCCGTACGAGGCAAAAGTCGTGTCTGCGCATCGCACCCCGCAGCGGCTTTATGACTATGCAACCTCCGCAAAATCACGCGGCCTGCGTGTTATCATTGCCGGTGCCGGCGGTGCGGCCCACCTGCCGGGCATGGCCGCCGCCATGACGCCGCTGCCGGTGCTGGGTGTGCCGGTGGAAAGTGCCGCTCTCAAGGGCCAGGATTCGCTGCTGTCCATCGTGCAGATGCCCGGCGGTGTGCCCGTGGGCACATTGGCCATCGGCAAGGCAGGCGCAAAAAACGCAGGCCTTCTGGCTGCTGCCATTCTGGCGACCACCGATGATGCTCTGGCCGCCCGGCTTGATGCCTACCGCGCGGCGCAGACATTGAGCGTTGACGAGACGCCGGAAGATGCCTGA
- a CDS encoding 5-(carboxyamino)imidazole ribonucleotide synthase has translation MPDTPLAPGSTIGILGGGQLGRMLAMAAARLGLKTHIYCPDTDCTAAQVADAATFAGYEDEDALAAFAAAVDVVTYEFENVPMATATLLAQDVPVRPGAKALGVSQDRLTEKNFLRGLGIDTAPFADVANLQDLEQAIATIGCPAILKTRRLGYDGKGQARINAPGDAQAAWNAVASQPSILEGFVDFEAEISVIVARATDGTVAAYDPARNAHANHILSVSAVPSGFAASVEARARALAEQVVAELDYVGVMGVEMFVRPGSNDLVVNEFAPRVHNSGHWTIEACVISQFEQHMRAVAGWPLGSPHRHSDAEMTNLIGDDVNDWHRLAAIPGNGLHLYGKGDARPGRKMGHVTRLSPRR, from the coding sequence ATGCCTGACACACCTCTTGCTCCCGGCAGCACGATCGGCATTTTGGGTGGAGGCCAGCTTGGTCGAATGCTCGCGATGGCAGCCGCCCGGCTTGGCCTGAAGACACACATCTATTGTCCGGATACAGATTGCACGGCAGCACAGGTTGCTGATGCTGCCACCTTTGCAGGCTACGAGGACGAAGACGCACTGGCCGCCTTTGCCGCCGCCGTGGATGTTGTGACGTATGAGTTTGAAAACGTGCCCATGGCAACCGCCACACTGCTTGCGCAGGATGTTCCCGTGCGCCCCGGAGCAAAAGCTCTTGGTGTGTCACAGGATCGCCTGACAGAAAAAAACTTCCTGCGCGGCCTTGGAATAGACACCGCGCCATTTGCCGACGTTGCAAACCTGCAAGACCTTGAACAGGCGATTGCCACCATCGGCTGCCCAGCCATTCTGAAAACCCGCCGCCTTGGCTATGACGGCAAGGGGCAGGCACGCATCAATGCGCCCGGCGACGCGCAGGCTGCATGGAACGCGGTCGCATCGCAGCCGAGCATCCTTGAAGGCTTTGTCGATTTCGAGGCTGAAATATCAGTCATTGTCGCACGCGCCACCGACGGCACGGTTGCTGCCTACGACCCGGCCCGCAACGCGCACGCCAATCACATTCTGTCAGTTTCAGCCGTGCCATCAGGCTTCGCGGCGTCGGTTGAGGCGCGCGCCCGCGCCCTTGCCGAGCAAGTGGTGGCGGAACTCGACTATGTGGGCGTCATGGGCGTCGAGATGTTCGTGCGGCCGGGCAGCAATGACCTTGTGGTCAATGAGTTTGCCCCGCGCGTACACAACTCTGGTCACTGGACGATCGAAGCCTGTGTCATCAGCCAGTTTGAACAGCACATGCGCGCCGTCGCAGGCTGGCCGCTGGGTTCACCTCACCGTCACTCAGATGCCGAGATGACCAATCTCATCGGTGACGATGTGAATGATTGGCACCGGCTGGCGGCAATACCGGGAAACGGCCTGCACCTCTACGGCAAGGGCGACGCACGCCCCGGCCGCAAGATGGGCCATGTCACCCGGCTGTCGCCGCGCAGGTGA
- a CDS encoding COQ9 family protein: protein MTLKSARTPSAAQQKARKAMTADQHYEKTRKQILAAALPDVPFDGWTGKSMRNAAKKAGIEAGLARLAFPGGTTDLVLYFTAEGDGRMARKLKRSDLDAMKVRERITFAVRTRLEIDEKNREALRRATAYLALPTSGTAGVRALYGTVDAIWRAAGDTSTDYNFYTKRLILSGVYSSTLAVWFGDDTEGFEKTWEFLDRRIADVMQIEKVKGRAEKIISSLPSPLGLVSRLRYPLGR, encoded by the coding sequence ATGACACTGAAATCCGCGCGGACACCCTCCGCAGCGCAACAAAAGGCACGCAAGGCCATGACCGCTGATCAGCACTACGAAAAAACCCGCAAGCAGATACTGGCAGCAGCCCTGCCGGACGTGCCATTCGACGGGTGGACCGGCAAGAGTATGCGCAACGCCGCAAAAAAGGCCGGCATTGAAGCAGGGCTTGCGCGGCTTGCGTTCCCCGGCGGCACCACTGACCTGGTGCTGTATTTTACAGCCGAAGGCGACGGGCGCATGGCGCGCAAGCTGAAACGCTCAGACCTTGACGCAATGAAGGTCCGTGAGCGGATTACATTTGCGGTGCGCACGCGCCTTGAGATTGACGAAAAGAATCGCGAGGCGTTGCGCCGGGCAACCGCTTATCTGGCGCTACCCACGTCAGGCACAGCAGGTGTGCGGGCACTGTATGGCACGGTGGACGCCATCTGGCGCGCGGCAGGTGATACGTCCACGGATTATAATTTTTATACCAAGCGGCTGATATTATCAGGCGTCTATTCAAGCACGCTTGCGGTGTGGTTTGGCGACGACACCGAGGGGTTTGAAAAAACCTGGGAGTTTCTTGATCGCCGCATTGCCGATGTAATGCAGATCGAGAAGGTCAAAGGCCGTGCTGAAAAAATCATATCTTCGCTCCCCTCACCCCTGGGGCTGGTATCAAGGCTGCGCTACCCGCTAGGGCGCTAG
- the def gene encoding peptide deformylase, with amino-acid sequence MTIRKIARMGHPVLLRAAEPVKEPKSAEIRSLVADMVETMIDANGAGLAAPQVHEPLRIVVFQAPPERGPEDMEADEAFDHTAPLTVLINPRIDVLDNERAYGWEGCLSVPGMRGLVPRPTRIKYSGVGLDGEAIEREARGFHARVVCHECDHLDGILYPQRMDDLKDLIFETEVRHWGRDQPSSHRAHQKEDQTDLPKEETA; translated from the coding sequence ATGACCATTCGAAAGATCGCCCGTATGGGCCACCCGGTGCTGTTGCGCGCAGCGGAGCCGGTAAAAGAACCAAAATCCGCCGAAATCCGCAGCCTGGTGGCGGATATGGTGGAAACCATGATCGACGCCAATGGCGCAGGCCTTGCCGCACCGCAGGTGCACGAGCCGCTGCGGATTGTGGTGTTTCAGGCACCCCCGGAACGCGGACCCGAAGATATGGAGGCGGACGAGGCGTTTGACCACACAGCGCCGCTGACCGTGCTCATCAACCCCAGAATCGATGTTCTGGACAATGAGCGCGCCTATGGCTGGGAAGGCTGCCTGTCGGTTCCAGGGATGCGTGGTCTGGTTCCCCGGCCGACCCGTATCAAGTATTCAGGTGTTGGTCTGGACGGTGAAGCAATTGAGCGTGAGGCGCGTGGATTCCATGCCCGCGTGGTATGCCATGAGTGTGATCATCTGGATGGCATTCTCTATCCCCAGCGGATGGATGACCTGAAGGACCTGATTTTTGAAACAGAAGTGCGCCACTGGGGACGCGACCAGCCGTCTTCACATCGGGCGCACCAAAAAGAAGACCAGACGGATCTCCCCAAAGAGGAGACCGCATAA
- the rpsU gene encoding 30S ribosomal protein S21, which produces MQVLVRDNNVDQALRALKKKLQREGVFREMKLRNYYEKPSEKRAREKAEAIRRARKLARKRAQREGGLAAPKKARKR; this is translated from the coding sequence GTGCAAGTTCTGGTTCGCGATAACAATGTTGATCAAGCGCTGCGTGCGCTGAAGAAAAAACTTCAGCGTGAAGGCGTGTTCCGTGAAATGAAACTGCGGAACTACTACGAAAAGCCGTCTGAAAAGCGCGCCCGCGAGAAGGCAGAAGCCATCCGCCGCGCCCGCAAGCTGGCCCGCAAGCGCGCTCAGCGTGAAGGTGGCCTTGCAGCACCCAAGAAGGCCCGCAAGCGCTAG
- a CDS encoding NAD(P)(+) transhydrogenase (Re/Si-specific) subunit beta, whose product MSANLAALAYLVSGVLFIMALRGLSSPETSRQGNLYGMVGMAIAIATTLVRQDISSSEVWMYIIGAVVLGGGIGAIIANRIAMTAMPQLVAAFHSLVGMAAVLVAWAAYMSPEAFGIGVTGNIKIVSLIEMGLGVAIGAITFSGSIIAFAKLQGTMSGAPIILPARHLINIALAGAIVGGVIYVCLDPANQTVGAFAFITLLSFIIGFLLIIPIGGADMPVVVSMLNSYSGWAAAALGFTLENTALIITGALVGSSGAILSYIMCKGMNRSFISVILGGFGGETAAAGGAVETRPVKQGSADDAAFIMKNAGSVIIVPGYGMAVAQAQHALREMADVLKAEGVDVKYAIHPVAGRMPGHMNVLLAEANVPYDEVFELEDINSEFAQADVAFVIGANDVTNPSAKTDPASPIFGMPVLDVEKAATVLFIKRGMGSGYAGVENELFFRDNTMMLFSDAKKMVEEIVKGMK is encoded by the coding sequence ATGTCTGCCAATCTCGCAGCACTCGCCTATCTCGTTTCGGGCGTGCTTTTCATCATGGCGCTTCGTGGGCTCTCCAGCCCTGAAACGTCCCGTCAGGGCAACCTTTACGGCATGGTCGGCATGGCCATTGCCATTGCCACCACGCTTGTGCGTCAGGACATCTCCAGCAGCGAAGTGTGGATGTATATCATCGGCGCTGTGGTGCTGGGCGGCGGTATTGGCGCGATCATTGCCAACCGCATTGCGATGACCGCTATGCCGCAGCTTGTTGCCGCATTCCACTCTTTGGTGGGTATGGCTGCGGTGCTGGTGGCCTGGGCGGCCTACATGTCGCCTGAGGCATTTGGCATCGGCGTCACCGGCAATATCAAGATTGTCAGCCTGATTGAAATGGGGCTTGGGGTGGCGATCGGCGCCATCACGTTCTCCGGCTCGATCATTGCCTTCGCCAAATTGCAGGGCACCATGTCCGGTGCGCCGATCATTCTGCCTGCGCGCCATCTCATCAACATTGCGCTTGCCGGGGCCATTGTCGGCGGCGTGATCTACGTTTGCCTTGATCCTGCCAACCAGACCGTGGGGGCGTTCGCGTTCATTACCCTGCTGTCGTTCATCATTGGCTTCCTGCTCATCATCCCCATCGGCGGTGCTGACATGCCGGTGGTGGTGTCGATGCTTAACTCGTATTCGGGGTGGGCAGCGGCGGCGTTGGGCTTCACGCTGGAAAACACGGCGCTGATTATTACCGGCGCGCTGGTGGGCTCGTCCGGTGCCATCCTGTCCTACATCATGTGTAAGGGCATGAACCGCTCGTTTATATCGGTGATTCTGGGCGGCTTTGGCGGCGAAACGGCGGCTGCGGGCGGTGCGGTTGAAACCCGGCCCGTCAAGCAGGGCTCAGCAGATGATGCGGCCTTCATCATGAAGAACGCAGGCTCCGTCATCATTGTTCCGGGCTACGGCATGGCAGTGGCGCAGGCCCAACATGCGCTGCGTGAAATGGCGGACGTGCTCAAGGCTGAAGGCGTGGACGTCAAATACGCCATTCACCCGGTGGCGGGCCGTATGCCCGGCCACATGAACGTGCTGCTCGCGGAAGCCAACGTTCCTTATGATGAAGTGTTTGAGCTTGAAGATATCAACTCCGAGTTTGCCCAGGCAGACGTGGCGTTTGTCATCGGCGCAAATGACGTGACCAACCCCTCCGCCAAGACAGACCCGGCCAGCCCGATTTTCGGTATGCCGGTGCTGGATGTGGAAAAGGCGGCCACGGTGCTGTTTATCAAGCGCGGCATGGGGTCAGGCTACGCGGGCGTGGAAAACGAACTGTTCTTCCGCGATAACACCATGATGCTGTTCTCTGACGCCAAGAAGATGGTGGAAGAGATCGTGAAAGGCATGAAGTAA
- a CDS encoding Re/Si-specific NAD(P)(+) transhydrogenase subunit alpha — protein sequence MKLAIPKEQRDNETRVAASPETVKKLTALGFDVVVEAGAGLASSVSDAQFQEAGATIAADAAAALGDADIVFKVRGPDAGEIAKMKRGAILAAMLNPMQSKDTNDALAAAGITSFAMELMPRITRAQSMDVLSSQSNLAGYKAVIDAAELFTRAFPMMMTAAGTVAPARVFVMGAGVAGLQAIATAKRLGAIVSATDVRAAAAEQVQSLGGKFVMVEPDEGDTGETAAGYAKEMSEDYKKRQAALVAETIAKQDIVITTALIPGRPAPVLVTEEMVHSMKPGSIIVDLAVEAGGNCPLSKPGEIVEVNGVKIMGHRNVPGRVADDASALYAKNLLNFITPLVDKETGALTIDWEDEIITGTLISKDGKVVHPALTGGAA from the coding sequence ATGAAGCTTGCTATCCCAAAGGAGCAACGCGACAACGAAACGCGCGTTGCGGCCTCACCGGAGACGGTGAAAAAACTTACAGCACTTGGCTTTGACGTGGTTGTGGAGGCGGGCGCGGGCCTGGCCTCTTCTGTGTCTGATGCCCAGTTTCAAGAGGCCGGCGCAACCATCGCAGCGGATGCGGCAGCAGCGCTCGGCGATGCCGACATTGTGTTCAAAGTGCGCGGACCGGACGCGGGCGAAATCGCCAAAATGAAGCGCGGTGCCATTCTGGCCGCCATGCTGAACCCGATGCAGAGCAAAGACACGAATGATGCGCTGGCGGCAGCCGGCATCACGTCCTTCGCTATGGAGCTGATGCCGCGTATCACCCGGGCGCAGTCCATGGATGTTTTGTCGTCGCAGTCAAACCTTGCAGGCTACAAGGCGGTGATTGACGCCGCTGAACTGTTCACCCGCGCTTTTCCCATGATGATGACAGCGGCAGGCACTGTTGCGCCCGCGCGCGTATTTGTGATGGGGGCCGGCGTTGCGGGCCTGCAGGCTATCGCCACCGCCAAGCGTCTGGGTGCCATTGTATCCGCCACTGATGTGCGCGCTGCGGCGGCCGAGCAGGTGCAAAGTCTGGGCGGCAAGTTCGTGATGGTGGAGCCGGACGAGGGCGACACCGGCGAAACCGCTGCGGGCTATGCCAAGGAAATGAGCGAGGACTACAAGAAGCGTCAGGCAGCCCTTGTGGCCGAGACCATTGCCAAGCAGGACATTGTGATTACGACAGCGCTCATTCCCGGCCGTCCGGCACCTGTGCTTGTGACCGAGGAAATGGTGCACAGCATGAAGCCGGGGTCGATCATTGTTGATCTTGCGGTCGAAGCAGGCGGCAACTGCCCGCTATCGAAGCCCGGCGAGATTGTTGAGGTCAACGGCGTCAAGATCATGGGGCACCGCAATGTGCCGGGTCGTGTGGCAGATGATGCGTCAGCGCTGTACGCCAAAAACCTGCTCAATTTTATTACGCCGCTCGTTGACAAGGAAACGGGCGCGCTCACCATCGACTGGGAAGACGAAATCATCACCGGCACGCTGATCTCGAAAGATGGCAAGGTGGTGCACCCGGCGCTTACAGGAGGAGCCGCCTGA
- a CDS encoding aa3-type cytochrome c oxidase subunit IV, translating to MSDAKNEALDADAWGKEMEAEEHLGTWDGFVAATKWGTIAVVAILVLMGIFLV from the coding sequence ATGTCTGACGCCAAAAACGAAGCGCTTGATGCCGATGCATGGGGCAAGGAAATGGAGGCCGAGGAGCATCTGGGCACTTGGGACGGCTTCGTCGCCGCGACCAAATGGGGCACCATTGCTGTTGTGGCCATCCTCGTGCTGATGGGTATTTTTCTGGTCTAG
- a CDS encoding hotdog domain-containing protein: MSNEPVNEPEEGVPDGFVIAKWRGGFGNQVGPIYQRFSDDGTWARGFLVGARHTNGFDNCHGGMLMAFADMAFGSAVTYEMHRFWVTVRLVTDFVSGANLGEFVQGNAVVTGHTDDFVSVRGAIWVGGNRPDGPDSRAVMTGTGLFKVLGERPGTSPLLDMRRS, from the coding sequence ATGTCGAATGAACCCGTGAATGAGCCTGAAGAGGGCGTGCCGGATGGTTTTGTCATCGCCAAATGGCGCGGCGGCTTTGGCAATCAGGTGGGGCCGATCTATCAGCGCTTCAGCGATGACGGCACCTGGGCGCGCGGCTTTTTGGTGGGTGCGCGGCACACCAACGGTTTTGACAACTGCCACGGCGGGATGCTCATGGCATTCGCCGACATGGCATTCGGATCGGCGGTTACCTACGAAATGCATCGCTTCTGGGTCACGGTGAGGCTGGTCACGGATTTTGTATCAGGGGCAAATCTGGGCGAGTTTGTGCAGGGCAATGCAGTGGTTACCGGCCATACAGACGATTTTGTGTCGGTGCGCGGGGCTATCTGGGTGGGGGGCAACCGGCCTGACGGGCCAGACAGCCGCGCCGTCATGACCGGGACCGGGCTGTTCAAGGTGCTTGGCGAACGTCCCGGCACATCGCCACTTCTCGATATGCGACGCAGCTAA
- a CDS encoding AarF/ABC1/UbiB kinase family protein, with amino-acid sequence MDDDLPPGAAPSEENRLSGRAKRYAKVGGGVGGIAARMAGARLLGRDIDDAAMAAELRNALGGMKGPIMKVAQMLATIPDAIPEDYAVELAQLQANAPPMGWPFVKRRMASELGRDWQKRFSSFERDAAAAASLGQVHRATTLDGQSIACKLQYPDMQSAVEADLTQLDMVFAIQRRIDGVIDTRQMAREIGARLREELDYTLEARHIALYQQMLADDATVRVPDVVGELSTKRLLAMTWLDGAPLLASRDAPLETRNAIATAMFRAWWHPFSHYGVIHGDPHLGNYTVRDDDGINLLDYGCIRKFPPSFVTGVVELYQGLKTNDRDRVRAAYESWGFKKLNDELVDVLNIWAGFIYGPLLDDRVRTIADGISPGKYGREEAARVHAALKKHGPVTPPREFVFMDRAAIGLGGVFLHLAAELNFHDLFNAEIDAFDHDVLAARQHAALEANGLSLGQDA; translated from the coding sequence ATGGATGATGACCTTCCTCCAGGTGCCGCCCCGTCAGAAGAAAACCGCCTGTCGGGCCGCGCCAAACGCTACGCCAAAGTCGGCGGCGGTGTGGGCGGCATTGCCGCGCGCATGGCCGGGGCACGTCTGCTGGGCCGCGACATAGACGATGCCGCCATGGCCGCAGAACTGCGCAACGCGCTGGGCGGCATGAAAGGCCCGATCATGAAGGTGGCGCAGATGCTCGCCACCATTCCTGATGCTATTCCCGAAGACTATGCGGTGGAGCTTGCGCAGTTGCAGGCCAACGCCCCGCCCATGGGGTGGCCGTTCGTCAAGCGTCGCATGGCGTCTGAGCTTGGCCGTGACTGGCAAAAGAGGTTTTCATCGTTTGAGCGTGACGCTGCTGCTGCGGCCTCGCTGGGTCAGGTCCACCGGGCAACAACGCTCGACGGGCAGTCGATTGCCTGCAAGCTGCAATACCCCGATATGCAGTCAGCTGTGGAGGCTGACCTCACCCAGCTTGACATGGTGTTTGCCATACAGCGTCGCATTGACGGGGTGATCGATACCCGCCAGATGGCCAGGGAAATTGGCGCGCGTCTGCGTGAGGAACTGGACTACACCCTGGAAGCCCGGCACATCGCGCTGTATCAACAGATGTTGGCCGATGACGCCACGGTTCGCGTGCCCGATGTGGTTGGCGAGCTTTCGACCAAGCGTCTGCTGGCCATGACGTGGCTGGATGGCGCGCCGCTGCTGGCCTCGCGCGATGCGCCGCTTGAAACCCGAAACGCCATTGCTACCGCCATGTTCAGGGCGTGGTGGCACCCGTTCAGCCACTACGGTGTGATTCACGGCGACCCGCATCTTGGCAATTACACGGTGCGTGATGATGATGGAATCAATCTTCTGGATTATGGCTGTATCAGAAAGTTTCCGCCGTCCTTCGTGACCGGCGTTGTGGAGCTGTATCAGGGCCTCAAGACAAATGACCGCGACCGTGTGCGGGCGGCTTACGAAAGCTGGGGCTTCAAGAAGCTCAATGATGAACTGGTGGATGTGCTCAATATCTGGGCGGGCTTCATCTATGGGCCGCTGCTTGATGACCGTGTGCGGACGATTGCCGACGGCATTTCACCGGGGAAATATGGCCGCGAAGAAGCGGCCAGGGTACATGCGGCCCTCAAGAAACACGGGCCGGTGACGCCACCGCGCGAGTTCGTGTTCATGGACCGTGCGGCTATCGGCCTGGGTGGAGTGTTTTTGCATCTTGCTGCGGAACTGAACTTTCATGATCTGTTCAACGCCGAGATTGACGCCTTCGACCACGATGTGTTGGCGGCGCGCCAGCACGCAGCGCTTGAGGCCAACGGGCTGTCGCTGGGCCAGGACGCCTGA
- a CDS encoding M3 family oligoendopeptidase, with product MTAFLRLPRPALPDGSLSSAADTDADLPTWDLSDLYSAQSADEKDGGFAGRAAALADIEAARAQAEAFAASYEGRVADSLSHDGDVEAGARLLARAMADYEALDERMGRIASFAGLIYATDTSKPAYAKFYGDVQEKLTAISSRILFFTLDLNRLEDDALEAAYGTSEALARYRPWLVNARAWRPYQLNDDLEKLLLEKRVTGAAAWNRLFDETMAGLRFDIDGKPLAIEPALNLLADADPERRATGARALATTFEKSISTFTLITNTLAKDKETEDRWRGYTDVAQARHLSNQVEPEVVNALAAAVEQKFADVSHRYYGLKARMLGVETLNYWDRNAPLPDADTSKLNWDTARDTVLKAYRGFSPDLAAIGEKFFGTGWIDAQIRPGKAPGAFAHPTVPSAHPYLLLNYQGKLRDVMTLAHELGHGVHQVLAAPQGQLLSQTPLTLAETASVFGEMLTFRALLADAPDKTAHRAMLASKVEDMINTVVRQTAFYMFEREVHLSRREGELTSDDIGRIWMDVQAKSLGPAVTLNEGYENFWCYIPHFIHSPFYVYAYAFGDCLVNSLYRVYQDGHPDFASAYLNMLRAGGTKHHSELLAPFGLDARDPAFWAGGLAVIEGLIDELEGLVA from the coding sequence ATGACTGCCTTTTTACGTCTTCCCCGTCCCGCTCTGCCCGATGGCTCGTTGTCATCTGCTGCGGATACCGATGCCGATTTGCCGACCTGGGATCTCAGCGACCTGTATTCAGCGCAGTCCGCTGACGAAAAAGACGGCGGGTTTGCCGGTCGTGCGGCGGCTCTTGCAGACATAGAAGCTGCACGGGCGCAGGCAGAGGCATTTGCCGCGAGCTATGAGGGCAGGGTCGCAGACAGCCTTTCACATGACGGCGACGTTGAGGCAGGTGCACGCCTGCTGGCGCGCGCGATGGCTGACTACGAAGCGTTGGACGAGCGGATGGGCCGAATTGCATCGTTTGCCGGTCTCATCTATGCGACCGATACCAGCAAACCTGCCTACGCCAAGTTTTATGGTGATGTGCAGGAGAAGCTGACAGCGATCAGCAGTCGTATCCTGTTTTTCACGCTCGATCTCAACAGACTTGAGGACGATGCGCTGGAGGCCGCCTATGGCACCAGCGAAGCACTGGCGCGCTATCGACCGTGGCTTGTTAATGCGCGGGCATGGCGACCGTACCAGTTGAATGATGACCTGGAAAAACTGCTGCTGGAAAAGCGTGTAACGGGTGCGGCCGCCTGGAACCGGCTGTTTGATGAAACCATGGCCGGGCTGCGCTTCGACATCGACGGCAAACCCCTGGCCATTGAGCCCGCGCTCAACCTTCTGGCCGATGCCGACCCTGAGCGGCGCGCCACCGGCGCGCGGGCGCTTGCGACGACCTTTGAAAAATCCATCAGCACGTTCACCCTCATTACAAATACGCTGGCCAAGGACAAGGAAACCGAAGACCGTTGGCGCGGTTACACAGACGTGGCGCAGGCCCGTCACCTGTCCAATCAGGTTGAGCCTGAAGTAGTGAACGCGCTGGCGGCAGCGGTCGAGCAGAAGTTTGCCGACGTGTCGCACCGCTACTATGGCCTCAAGGCGCGGATGCTCGGCGTTGAAACGCTCAACTACTGGGACCGCAACGCGCCATTGCCTGACGCGGATACGTCAAAGCTGAATTGGGATACGGCGCGCGACACGGTGCTGAAGGCCTATCGTGGTTTCTCGCCGGATCTTGCGGCCATCGGCGAAAAGTTTTTCGGCACCGGGTGGATTGATGCGCAGATCAGGCCGGGCAAGGCACCGGGCGCTTTTGCGCACCCCACCGTGCCGAGCGCACACCCGTATTTGCTGCTCAACTATCAAGGCAAGCTGCGCGACGTGATGACCCTTGCCCATGAGTTAGGGCACGGCGTGCATCAGGTGCTTGCCGCACCGCAGGGCCAGTTGTTGTCACAGACCCCCCTGACGCTCGCAGAAACGGCGTCTGTCTTCGGCGAGATGCTGACATTCCGTGCGCTACTGGCGGATGCGCCGGATAAAACCGCACATCGCGCCATGCTGGCCTCAAAAGTCGAGGATATGATCAACACGGTGGTGCGGCAGACGGCGTTTTACATGTTTGAACGCGAGGTGCATCTGTCGCGCCGCGAGGGCGAGCTCACGTCAGACGACATTGGCCGCATCTGGATGGACGTGCAGGCAAAGAGCCTTGGCCCCGCCGTCACGCTGAACGAGGGCTACGAAAATTTCTGGTGTTATATCCCGCACTTCATTCATTCGCCATTCTATGTGTACGCCTATGCATTCGGCGATTGTCTGGTGAACTCGCTGTACCGGGTTTATCAGGATGGGCACCCTGACTTTGCCAGCGCTTATCTCAATATGCTGCGCGCGGGTGGCACGAAACATCACTCCGAATTGCTGGCACCATTCGGGCTGGATGCGCGCGACCCGGCGTTTTGGGCGGGGGGTCTTGCAGTCATCGAAGGCCTGATTGATGAGCTGGAAGGTCTGGTAGCGTAA